A single region of the Sorghum bicolor cultivar BTx623 chromosome 9, Sorghum_bicolor_NCBIv3, whole genome shotgun sequence genome encodes:
- the LOC110430455 gene encoding proline-rich protein 36-like codes for MLPLMTTLLLAASTRQAAVGGRRSCAQPPDGAPSRAPAALDVGTHAIAAVGGWPLEGRTLPSSPLEGRAPPPLKAATPPAGGRAPPSLEAGRGPPRNRPPCRWISAAPPLQPCFLAAGAPPPRAPRCWSAASSPPAPGVPRPPLVSCCPEL; via the exons ATGTTGCCGCTGATGACCACGTTGCTGTTGGCCGCGTCCACCCGCCAAGCCGCTGTTGGAGGCCGCCGGTCGTGCGCCCAGCCGCCCGACGGCGCACCCTCCCGGGCTCCCGCC GCATTGGACGTTGGAACGCATGCGATTGCCGCCGTTGGAGGCTGGCCACTGGAAGGCCGCACCCTCCCGAGCTCCCCATTGGAAGGCCGCGCGCCCCCGCCGCTGAAGGCCGCCACGCCGCCCGCTGGAGGTCGCGCGCCCCCGTcactggaggccggccgcggaccTCCTAGAAACCGGCCGCCCTGCCGTTGGATCTCGGCCGCTCCGCCGCTGCAGCCCTGCTTCCTCGCTGCTGGAGCGCCGCCTCCACGCGCACCTCGCTGCTGGAGCGCCGCCTCCTCGCCGCCCGCCCCTGGAGTGCCACGCCCGCCGCTTGTTTCGTGCTGCCCCGAGCTCTAG